Proteins encoded together in one Kutzneria kofuensis window:
- a CDS encoding ALF repeat-containing protein has translation MADTPSTSERQQLIKLVTGGDSIVASAAEAALCGTDADVHTFLTSQLVIMQETQDRVTVQRMLNSGGPATQAAANTALSGSIADVRAFLTTGWRQPWNDDVRIQITRLLSAATGPVVKQTANAALNGTIDDQLAYLGTGWQQAQDNDDRISVQLLVNNGGPNVKLAGNQALSSSIEDVRQFLRNGFQVAQQRDEETATIAQLVALTQSAQARSATASQAAKDAAAQAIAAAAAAKASAQEAASQAQQANKSAAQAADAASRAASAAKRAAQAAQTAISSAQAATNAAREASNAASQAAWAASMAGQAAANARTAAANVATGKATAETASNAAKAARDAAAGARSVADAIQHAIDASKQVATAAQAAAQAASDAAAAASASRDAGNYASQAGASSDAAAAAADRAQRNADEAKRAAGSATALANEAANDAAQARQAALDAAAHADAAAAAADDAAKHAGEADGATARADAAAQEADNAATDAQNAADQAKSTADLARRADAERLAEQQSQGMRDAADALQDERDKVATTSWQVGTPEQVDQQTQALLTEARNPATAPDVAASDGRRAADRLWHNAGPQVRVAAINALGGSSADLTTFVQTGLAAAIERDDRFSLSIEAGASLVPAQRDAARAVESGTYDQVKQFLVTRAYPGKADDDRIAVQKILNTGGPITQSAANRALSGTPDDVAQFLATGRLKAAEDDDRAAVQVVLNNGGPEVKAAANAALSGPWSYVQQFLKVGQYQAQLRDADAAQHVAQINGYLADAAQAAANAKVNAAEAHEAAAQAHQADDQAHYWADQAAQSATAAGNAAADAKKSADAAQASANDAAVSAQQARDAAAAAQGSANAARNSAAAAAQSAAQANEFAAQAQASAQQAAADALAAGKAAADAAAAANDAWNIAYQKRDTNAAQQAVTSMQGTLQKLRDQAAAAVANHPELQPLVDTLNQLLSMMDTMAHATADYIRDHAGELLALMQHLIEVGGGLGLALSGVGMIAGGLAACGADVTTGMAIGGTATIETGPGTLAGAAVGGLGGLLVCVFAGGGAIAGGIAAILNGLSMAMSGIEGAADDVSKLAKNKGALEGRTKVEVFTKPGSGRDPITDFDHIENGILWEDKTAVSAGNPKIPGDIGDPGAWTKKQVTDKLEAYLYGRANGYLKDGSPVPDEYKNCPIGLRMETPGVQPELRTAIETAIDAFRAAHPDVTVLLEFK, from the coding sequence GTGGCAGACACGCCGTCGACAAGCGAGCGCCAGCAGCTGATCAAGCTGGTCACCGGAGGCGACTCGATCGTCGCGAGCGCTGCCGAGGCCGCGCTGTGCGGCACCGACGCCGACGTGCACACCTTCCTGACCAGTCAGCTGGTGATCATGCAGGAGACCCAGGACCGGGTCACCGTGCAGCGCATGCTGAACAGCGGCGGTCCGGCCACGCAGGCCGCGGCCAACACCGCGCTCAGCGGCAGCATCGCCGACGTGCGAGCGTTCCTCACCACCGGCTGGCGGCAGCCGTGGAACGACGACGTGCGGATCCAGATCACCCGACTGCTGTCCGCCGCCACCGGCCCGGTGGTGAAGCAGACGGCCAACGCCGCGCTCAACGGCACGATCGACGACCAGCTGGCGTACCTCGGCACGGGGTGGCAGCAGGCGCAGGACAACGACGACCGGATCTCGGTGCAGCTGCTGGTCAACAACGGCGGCCCGAACGTCAAACTGGCCGGCAACCAGGCGCTGTCCTCGTCCATCGAGGACGTCCGGCAGTTCCTGCGCAACGGCTTCCAGGTCGCGCAACAGCGTGACGAGGAAACCGCGACCATCGCTCAGCTCGTCGCGCTGACGCAGAGCGCGCAGGCCCGGTCGGCGACCGCGTCCCAGGCCGCGAAGGACGCCGCCGCGCAGGCCATCGCCGCGGCCGCGGCCGCCAAGGCATCCGCTCAGGAAGCCGCCTCGCAAGCTCAGCAGGCGAACAAATCCGCGGCACAGGCGGCCGACGCCGCGTCACGCGCTGCCAGCGCGGCCAAGCGCGCCGCACAGGCCGCCCAGACCGCGATCAGCTCCGCGCAGGCGGCGACCAATGCCGCGCGTGAGGCGTCCAACGCGGCCAGCCAGGCCGCGTGGGCGGCGTCGATGGCCGGGCAGGCCGCGGCCAACGCCCGCACCGCCGCGGCGAATGTCGCCACCGGTAAGGCCACGGCCGAAACCGCCAGCAACGCCGCCAAGGCGGCCCGTGACGCGGCGGCCGGCGCACGCTCCGTCGCGGACGCCATCCAGCACGCCATCGACGCGTCGAAGCAGGTCGCTACGGCCGCGCAGGCGGCGGCACAGGCGGCGAGCGATGCCGCTGCCGCAGCCTCGGCATCGCGTGACGCGGGAAACTACGCCAGTCAGGCCGGCGCGAGTTCCGACGCGGCGGCCGCTGCGGCCGATCGTGCGCAGCGCAACGCCGACGAAGCCAAGCGGGCCGCCGGCTCAGCGACGGCGCTGGCCAACGAGGCTGCCAACGATGCGGCACAGGCACGGCAGGCGGCGCTCGACGCCGCCGCGCATGCCGACGCCGCCGCGGCGGCAGCCGACGACGCAGCCAAGCACGCCGGTGAGGCCGACGGGGCAACGGCGCGGGCCGACGCAGCCGCGCAGGAGGCGGACAACGCGGCGACCGACGCGCAGAACGCCGCCGACCAGGCGAAGAGCACCGCCGACCTGGCCCGCCGGGCCGACGCCGAGCGGCTCGCCGAGCAGCAGTCGCAGGGCATGCGCGACGCCGCCGACGCCCTGCAGGACGAGCGCGACAAGGTGGCCACGACGTCGTGGCAGGTCGGCACGCCCGAGCAGGTCGACCAGCAGACCCAGGCGCTGCTGACCGAGGCCCGCAACCCGGCGACCGCGCCGGACGTGGCCGCCAGTGACGGCCGCCGGGCCGCTGATCGCCTGTGGCACAACGCCGGTCCGCAGGTCCGGGTGGCGGCCATCAACGCTCTGGGCGGCAGCTCCGCCGACCTGACGACGTTCGTGCAGACGGGTCTGGCCGCCGCGATCGAGCGGGACGACCGGTTCAGCCTGTCGATCGAGGCCGGTGCCTCGTTGGTGCCGGCGCAGCGAGACGCCGCCCGTGCCGTCGAGTCCGGCACGTACGACCAGGTCAAGCAGTTCCTGGTGACGCGGGCGTATCCGGGCAAGGCCGACGATGACCGGATCGCCGTGCAGAAGATTCTCAACACCGGCGGCCCGATCACGCAGTCGGCCGCGAACCGGGCGCTGTCCGGGACACCGGACGATGTCGCGCAGTTCCTGGCGACCGGCCGGCTCAAGGCTGCCGAGGACGATGACCGCGCTGCGGTGCAGGTGGTCCTGAACAACGGCGGACCTGAGGTGAAGGCGGCGGCCAATGCCGCGCTGTCCGGGCCGTGGTCGTACGTGCAGCAGTTCCTCAAGGTCGGTCAGTACCAGGCGCAGCTGCGCGACGCCGACGCCGCCCAGCACGTCGCGCAGATCAACGGTTACCTGGCCGACGCCGCGCAGGCGGCGGCCAACGCCAAGGTCAACGCGGCGGAGGCGCACGAGGCCGCGGCGCAGGCGCACCAGGCCGACGACCAGGCCCACTACTGGGCCGACCAGGCCGCGCAGTCCGCCACGGCCGCAGGTAATGCCGCGGCAGACGCGAAAAAGTCCGCTGACGCGGCGCAGGCGTCGGCCAACGACGCGGCCGTGTCCGCTCAGCAGGCCCGCGACGCCGCAGCCGCCGCACAGGGCAGCGCCAATGCCGCCCGCAACTCTGCGGCCGCCGCGGCGCAGTCCGCCGCTCAGGCCAACGAGTTCGCGGCCCAGGCCCAGGCCTCCGCCCAGCAGGCGGCCGCCGACGCCTTGGCCGCCGGCAAGGCCGCTGCCGACGCGGCCGCCGCCGCCAACGACGCATGGAACATCGCGTACCAGAAACGGGACACCAACGCCGCCCAGCAGGCCGTGACCTCGATGCAGGGCACACTGCAGAAGCTGCGCGACCAGGCGGCCGCCGCCGTCGCCAACCATCCCGAGCTACAGCCGCTGGTCGACACCCTCAACCAGCTGCTCAGCATGATGGACACGATGGCGCACGCCACCGCGGACTACATCCGCGACCACGCCGGCGAGCTGTTGGCGCTGATGCAGCACCTGATCGAGGTCGGTGGCGGCCTCGGGCTCGCGCTGTCCGGCGTGGGCATGATCGCCGGCGGCCTCGCCGCCTGCGGCGCGGACGTCACGACCGGCATGGCGATCGGCGGTACCGCCACCATCGAGACCGGTCCCGGGACGCTGGCCGGGGCTGCGGTGGGCGGTCTCGGTGGCCTGCTCGTGTGCGTCTTCGCCGGTGGCGGGGCCATCGCTGGTGGCATCGCGGCGATCCTGAACGGCCTGAGCATGGCCATGTCCGGGATCGAGGGCGCGGCCGACGACGTGTCGAAGCTGGCCAAGAACAAGGGGGCACTCGAAGGTCGGACGAAGGTCGAGGTCTTTACCAAGCCGGGCAGCGGTCGTGACCCCATCACCGATTTCGACCACATCGAGAACGGCATCCTGTGGGAGGACAAGACCGCGGTCTCGGCCGGGAACCCGAAGATCCCCGGTGACATCGGGGATCCTGGCGCTTGGACGAAGAAGCAGGTCACGGACAAGCTCGAGGCGTATCTTTACGGTCGTGCCAACGGCTATCTGAAGGATGGCAGCCCTGTGCCGGACGAGTACAAGAACTGCCCGATCGGTCTGCGGATGGAGACGCCGGGCGTGCAACCCGAGCTGCGTACGGCCATCGAGACCGCGATCGACGCCTTCCGCGCGGCACACCCTGATGTCACAGTCCTGTTGGAGTTCAAGTAA
- a CDS encoding discoidin domain-containing protein, producing MDGRACNGVLVSNQWVLTAASCFPENPTGGAPTKAASAVFYKETVKIVNLVIRSDRDLALAKLEVPVGQVPPMALATTTPVVGEGVRADGYGRTATEWVPDNGENASFTVSGVSPTTVSTAAVNGHDTCKGWAGGPLVRQVGVNLELVGIHSTSWQHGCLGETETRSGSTATRTDDIADWIRQNTPRVPDPDLAIQKPVTASSSYEADGWSAKNLVDGSSSTAWSSDSSLDKNHTESLTVDLAGALNVRKLVLYPRGDGSNVGTGFPVDFTVDTTLDDPTSPDARWTKIFTEAGFPKPTSAAPLEFSLATSFGGASAGALRITGTNLSTDPNGQYRMQLAEVAVYGANTTTGKPVTTSSTQEVPSSGWSANYAVDGVRSANGTGRDGWTSGGGPADRSEWIEVSDIGGFPMTSIDLYPRADVPDGSVGFPSTFTVEGSTDGGKTWTQLANGSGMPIASAGGARRLTFPATNFSAVKVTGSGFKADQFGNYYMQLGEVEVR from the coding sequence ATGGATGGTCGGGCCTGCAACGGCGTGTTGGTGTCCAACCAGTGGGTGCTCACGGCCGCGAGCTGCTTCCCGGAGAACCCGACGGGCGGCGCTCCGACCAAGGCCGCCAGCGCGGTCTTCTACAAAGAGACGGTGAAGATCGTCAACCTGGTCATCCGTTCCGACCGTGACCTCGCGCTGGCCAAGCTCGAGGTGCCCGTCGGGCAGGTGCCCCCGATGGCACTGGCCACGACAACACCGGTCGTCGGCGAGGGTGTACGGGCCGACGGCTACGGGCGCACCGCGACGGAGTGGGTACCGGACAACGGCGAGAACGCCAGCTTCACGGTGAGCGGTGTCAGCCCGACCACGGTCAGCACTGCCGCCGTCAACGGTCATGACACGTGCAAGGGCTGGGCCGGCGGACCGCTGGTGCGCCAGGTCGGCGTCAATCTCGAACTGGTCGGCATCCACAGCACGTCTTGGCAGCACGGCTGCCTCGGCGAAACCGAGACCCGCTCGGGCAGCACGGCGACCAGGACCGACGACATCGCCGACTGGATCCGGCAGAACACCCCGCGCGTGCCTGACCCCGACCTGGCGATTCAGAAGCCGGTGACCGCGTCCAGCAGCTACGAGGCGGACGGCTGGAGCGCGAAGAACCTCGTCGACGGCTCGTCCTCGACCGCGTGGAGCAGCGACTCGAGCCTGGACAAAAACCACACCGAGTCGCTGACGGTCGATCTGGCCGGTGCGCTGAACGTGCGCAAGTTGGTGCTCTACCCACGCGGTGACGGCTCCAACGTCGGCACCGGGTTCCCGGTCGACTTCACCGTCGACACCACCCTCGACGACCCAACGAGCCCGGACGCTAGGTGGACGAAGATCTTTACCGAAGCAGGGTTCCCGAAGCCGACCAGCGCCGCGCCGCTGGAGTTCTCCTTGGCTACCTCATTCGGCGGTGCCAGCGCAGGTGCCCTGCGAATCACCGGGACGAACCTAAGCACCGACCCGAACGGTCAGTACCGCATGCAGCTGGCGGAGGTCGCCGTGTACGGCGCCAACACCACGACCGGCAAGCCGGTGACCACGTCCAGCACCCAGGAAGTGCCATCTTCAGGGTGGAGCGCGAACTATGCCGTGGACGGCGTGCGGTCGGCTAACGGCACCGGCCGCGACGGCTGGACCAGCGGCGGTGGCCCTGCCGACCGCAGCGAATGGATCGAGGTCAGTGATATCGGCGGGTTCCCGATGACGAGCATCGACCTCTACCCGCGGGCTGACGTGCCGGACGGCAGTGTCGGCTTCCCCAGCACGTTCACCGTCGAAGGCTCGACCGATGGCGGCAAGACCTGGACTCAGCTGGCCAACGGGTCCGGCATGCCAATCGCCAGCGCCGGGGGCGCACGGCGGCTCACCTTCCCCGCCACGAACTTCAGCGCCGTCAAGGTAACCGGCAGTGGGTTCAAGGCCGACCAGTTCGGCAACTACTACATGCAGCTCGGCGAGGTCGAGGTGCGCTGA
- a CDS encoding enoyl-CoA hydratase family protein, producing the protein MADELVHYAVQRGIATITLDSPHNRNALSAQLRRELRDHLTAAIADDAVRVVVLAHTGTVFCAGMDLKEAGGASTEQQGVNEFPAILEQLWTSPKPVVAKLAGPARAGGVGMVAACDIAVASETATFAFSEVRIGVVPAVISVTVLPRLLPRAAHELFLTGETFDAERAVRIGLINASVPADGLDAEVDRYTKMLALGAPNALAATKEMLREPRTGDMEQDFTDMLELSAKHFAGEEGQEGIAAFVQKRKPSWVPQDN; encoded by the coding sequence ATGGCTGACGAGCTGGTGCACTACGCGGTGCAGCGAGGCATCGCGACGATCACTCTGGACTCCCCGCACAACCGGAACGCGCTGTCCGCCCAGTTGCGGCGCGAGCTGCGGGACCACCTGACGGCCGCGATCGCGGACGACGCGGTGCGGGTGGTCGTGCTGGCGCACACGGGCACGGTGTTCTGCGCGGGCATGGACCTGAAGGAGGCCGGCGGGGCGAGCACCGAGCAGCAGGGGGTCAACGAGTTCCCGGCGATCCTGGAGCAGCTGTGGACCAGCCCGAAGCCGGTGGTGGCGAAGCTGGCGGGCCCGGCGCGGGCGGGCGGCGTGGGCATGGTGGCGGCATGTGACATCGCGGTCGCGTCGGAGACGGCCACGTTCGCGTTCTCCGAGGTGCGCATCGGCGTGGTGCCGGCGGTGATCTCGGTGACGGTGCTGCCGCGGTTGCTGCCACGGGCGGCGCACGAGCTGTTCCTCACGGGCGAGACGTTCGACGCGGAGCGGGCGGTCCGGATCGGCCTGATCAACGCCTCTGTGCCGGCGGACGGTTTGGACGCCGAGGTGGACCGCTACACGAAGATGTTGGCGCTGGGCGCGCCGAACGCCTTGGCGGCGACCAAGGAGATGCTGCGCGAGCCCCGCACCGGCGACATGGAACAGGACTTCACGGACATGTTGGAGCTGTCCGCCAAGCACTTCGCCGGCGAGGAGGGCCAGGAGGGCATCGCCGCGTTCGTGCAGAAGCGCAAGCCGAGCTGGGTTCCTCAGGACAACTGA